AGTGACTAAAGATTTGTTCCTCAGTCTTTAAGTTAATTGGAAGCCTTACCATAATTTTGTGTTTTCCATTAAGTTGAACTGAATAATTAGCGAACTCTTCTGAAAAATTTTTCTCAGAAATTTGTGGTCAACTTGAAAAATAAAGAGAGTTGGGTTGTTTTAAAAGATTTCTTCAGATCTCTTCTGCAATACTTGGAGCAATCAAACTAATCATTTGAATTAAGGCAGAATGTTCTAGTCAATTTTTTGGTTCACCCCTCTGGAGATATTTAAAAAATACCATTAATTCAGAAACTAAAACATTGAATTTAAAAGCTTGAATATTGTATTCAACTTTAGATAAGAATTGAGAAAGTTTTTTAGTTGGATTTAACTCCTTAGAGCTCAAAACCCCTTTAATATCTAAAAAATATTTGTAGAGTTTTTCAATTCATTGTTGAAATACTGGTAGTTGTCTACTATCTCAATATTGAGTTAACTCCAAAGGCCCTAAAAAAGCCACACTTAGTCTAATAACATCTCCTCCCCATTCTTGCAGTAGAGAGGAGATTGAAACATAGTTATTTTTAGATTTAGACATTTTTTTCCCATCTTCCCCCAAGATCATTCCCTGATTTTTGAGAGTATAAAAAGGCTCATCTCCAGAATCTATTTGCAAACCAAGAACTGAATAAAGAACTTTATATCAGAATCTGGCATATAGCAAATGCATAGTTGCATGTTCTTGTCCCCCAATATAAAGATCTACGGGCATTCATCTTTCTATTTTTCGCTTCGCTTCTTCACTATCAATGGGAAGATAATGATTATTTTTCTTGATAAGATAGGCTAAATAGTATCAAGAAGAGGCAGCTCAATTTGGCATGGTGTTAGCATCTCTTCTAAAACCCTGTTTTCAATAAATTCAATCTTCATAGTATTCCAATGGAGAAGTTTTGTTTGAAGATTTAACTATTATCGGTTTATATTCTGGGAGTTTAAGAGGAAGATTATCTTCTATATAGAAATTGTCACTTGAGTCATAGTAAATTGGAATAGGCTCTCCCCAATATCTTTGTCTCGAGAAGACTCAATCTTGTAATTTAAATCTTTTAACTTTCGGAAGAATCTTTCAATTAAAAAAAGAAGGAATTTTTTTGTCACCAATTCAGTCTTCATAAATTGGCTCTAATTGATTCTCAGAATTTAGATTTGAAGTTGTGAATTTAAATGGAATTTTTTGAATAGTTTGAGTGTCATAGTAGTGAAACAAAACCTCTCTATCTTTCGGAATTTCCTTCAAATCCAAGAGACTATAAATTTCAGATTCTTGATTTATTTGAAAGCCAGATATGGATCTCACTTTGTCTAAATCAGTTTCATAGTGATAAAAAGTTTTACCTTTGATATTTATTTCAATTTGGTAGGCCTCGCGCTCTCCAATTCACTCGGATTGAATAGCTTTTATTTTTTCAGGTCAGTTTAATTTTGAAAGAGAAGAATTTAGCTCTTCTGCATAATTAGTAATTTTTAAGACTCATTGAGTAAGTTTTTTTTGCTTGACTAAGTGATCCCCCCTTTCTGAGTAAAAATTACCATCTGAACCTTGATAAATTTCTTCATTAGCAAGAACAGTTTGTAATTCATCAACTCAATTAACTTTTCTCTCTTCTAAACTAGCTAAACCTTTTTTATAGAGTTGAATAAAAATTCACTGTGTAATTTTGTAGTACTCTGGATCAGTACTATTTATTTCCAATTCAGGATCATAACTAAAAAATAGGGAATTTAATTCCCTTCTAAAGTTATTGATATTTTGAAGCGTGAATTCTTGTGGTGGTTTTTTGTTTAAATTTGCAAATTGTTCTGCGGGGAGCCCAAAAGCATCTCAACCTATTGGATGCAAAACAGAAAATCCCTTCATTTTTTTGTATCTAGCAATAATATCTGTAGCTAGGTAACCTTTTACATGCCCTATATGAAGCCCTGCCCCAGAAGGGTAGGGAAACATATCTAGTATGTAGTATTTAGGCTTAGTTAAATCATCCTCAAAAGAGTAAGTTTTTTCTTCTTTTCACGTTCCAATTCATTTCTCTTCAATCTTTTTAAAAAATTCCTTTTTCTGGTCGGTAGTGAAAGAAGAAAAATTTGTCTCTTGTTGAGTTATTGGTTTTTAGAAGAAATTAAGAAGACTTTAGGGAGGACATTGAACAAATTCCGTGTGAATTCTTAGGAAAAGCAATTGCATCTCTAATGCTTGGAAGATTTAACAGTTCTTTTATTAATCTTTCTCAACCAATTGCAATACCTAAATGTGGAGGAGTTCCGAACTCTAAAGCCTGAATGAATCAACCTAAATCGTGGTTAATAGATTCTTCTGAATGACCCAATAGTTTAAATATTTCCTTTTGTAGTTGAGAATCTGTAATTCTCTCAGAACCAGAAGCAATCTCGGCACCATTCAAAACCAAGTCATAACCAGTAGATTTTCAATCAAAAATATTTTCAGACTCTTTGATTGGCATAGTAAATGGATGGTGTGTTGTGACTAATTCACCATCTTTGTTTTTTTCAAAATAATTTCAATCAACTATTCAAACAAACTTGTAAGGTTTGTTTTTATCTGAATCAGTTAATCCAAATTTAAAAAGCTTATTTCTCAATGAACCCAGAAGATACAAGGGCTTTTTATCTTCTCTTAAAGAACTTGTTATGTAGAAAACATGGGAATTTGGCTTTAAGTTTAGGGAATTGATGAATTCATCTATTAAATCATCTAATTCTCCACCTAATTCCAAATCATCT
Above is a window of Mycoplasma ovis str. Michigan DNA encoding:
- a CDS encoding class I tRNA ligase family protein encodes the protein MFPYPSGAGLHIGHVKGYLATDIIARYKKMKGFSVLHPIGWDAFGLPAEQFANLNKKPPQEFTLQNINNFRRELNSLFFSYDPELEINSTDPEYYKITQWIFIQLYKKGLASLEERKVNWVDELQTVLANEEIYQGSDGNFYSERGDHLVKQKKLTQWVLKITNYAEELNSSLSKLNWPEKIKAIQSEWIGEREAYQIEINIKGKTFYHYETDLDKVRSISGFQINQESEIYSLLDLKEIPKDREVLFHYYDTQTIQKIPFKFTTSNLNSENQLEPIYEDWIGDKKIPSFFNWKILPKVKRFKLQDWVFSRQRYWGEPIPIYYDSSDNFYIEDNLPLKLPEYKPIIVKSSNKTSPLEYYEDWIYWKQGFRRDANTMPNWAASSWYYLAYLIKKNNHYLPIDSEEAKRKIERWMPVDLYIGGQEHATMHLLYARFWYKVLYSVLGLQIDSGDEPFYTLKNQGMILGEDGKKMSKSKNNYVSISSLLQEWGGDVIRLSVAFLGPLELTQYWDSRQLPVFQQWIEKLYKYFLDIKGVLSSKELNPTKKLSQFLSKVEYNIQAFKFNVLVSELMVFFKYLQRGEPKNWLEHSALIQMISLIAPSIAEEIWRNLLKQPNSLYFSSWPQISEKNFSEEFANYSVQLNGKHKIMVRLPINLKTEEQIFSHFKSLPEYLQVLRENKLKRYVIISGKVINLIT